Proteins found in one Homalodisca vitripennis isolate AUS2020 chromosome 4, UT_GWSS_2.1, whole genome shotgun sequence genomic segment:
- the LOC124360580 gene encoding uncharacterized protein LOC124360580, whose protein sequence is MMIKALKSCANKRLRYHEVYTSSEDETTHAEDEPWPEPLEDSMSGDQSLDLNSNPVNESDKVEEGDWVVVIYDQDWYPGIVDRRDENFLSVNFMSKTGIKFFWPSPPDILTVEADSILCKVDSPLFPSPNVISAWPKIH, encoded by the exons ATGATGatcaaagctttaaaatcttGTGCCAATAAGAGGCTAAGATACCATGAAGTTTACACTTCTTCAGAGGATGAAACAACTCATGCTGAAGATGAACCCTGGCCGGAACCACTGGAAGACAGCATGTCAGGTGATCAATCACTTGACCTGAACTCCAACCCTGTTAATGAATCAGACAAAGTGGAAGAAGGAGACTGGGTGGTTGTCATTTATGATCAAGACTGGTATCCAG GTATTGTTGATAGAAGAGATGAAAACTTTCTGTCAGTCAACTTTATGAGCAAAACTGGAATAAAATTCTTCTGGCCGAGCCCCCCAGACATTCTGACGGTGGAGGCAGACAGCATTTTGTGCAAAGTGGACTCACCGCTATTCCCATCTCCCAACGTCATTTCAGCATGGCCAAAAATACATTGA